A genomic region of Glycine max cultivar Williams 82 chromosome 15, Glycine_max_v4.0, whole genome shotgun sequence contains the following coding sequences:
- the LOC106796117 gene encoding C-hordein-like: MEELLAHVAWPGVQPSPSGGGEASTAQEPVPAEEPMPDGEDELVPPEPFIFEADPVAQEEATAQEPNSPVPISPAPISEDTMLSAPAMEPEQPILQDAPAALVLDLNEDQPQDEQDV; this comes from the coding sequence ATGGAGGAGTTGCTTGCACATGTGGCTTGGCCAGGAGTCCAACCTTCTCCTTCTGGAGGGGGTGAGGCCTCCACAGCCCAAGAGCCTGTGCCAGCAGAGGAGCCTATGCCAGATGGAGAGGATGAACTTGTTCCTCCTGAGCCATTTATTTTTGAGGCTGATCCAGTCGCTCAGGAGGAAGCAACAGCTCAGGAGCCTAATTCTCCAGTTCCTATCTCTCCAGCACCTATTTCTGAGGACACCATGCTATCAGCACCAGCCATGGAGCCAGAGCAGCCCATTCTTCAGGATGCACCAGCTGCTCTAGTGCTGGATTTAAATGAAGATCAGCCACAGGATGAGCAGGATGTTtaa